A portion of the Mesobacillus sp. AQ2 genome contains these proteins:
- a CDS encoding phospho-sugar mutase: MDWKMNADKWLGFAGLDPELKTELDSLKENEKHLEEVFYKNLEFGTGGMRGEIGAGTNRMNIYTVRKASAGLAAYIEEHGAEAKQRGVAIAYDSRHKSPEFAMEAAKTLATRGIQTYVFEELRPTPELSFAVRYLHAYAGIVITASHNPPEYNGYKVYGPDGGQLPPDSADEVIGKVNEIENELSIEVLDEQELKEKGLIKMIGPEVDRAYLEKLMTISENPTLSDETNIKVVFTPLHGTANMPVRNILTNLKYQNVVVVKEQELPDPEFSTVKSPNPEEHAAFELAIREGKKIDADVLIATDPDADRLGIAVKDADGEYTVLTGNQTGALLLHYILTQKKEKGTLQANGIVLKTIVTSELGREIASSFGLETLDVLTGFKFIAEKIKQYEETGEYKFLFGYEESYGYLIGDFARDKDAVQAAMLAVEVCAYYKKKGMSLYDALLSVFEEYGFYQEGLRSLTLKGKEGAELIQKTLGVFRQEPLKNLGELKVTAVEDYLTGVRVNENNEEEKIQLPSSNVIKYYLEDGTWMCLRPSGTEPKIKFYFGVNDKSLAESKQKLQKIEQDFMQVVEEKMEAAKTRK, translated from the coding sequence ATGGATTGGAAGATGAATGCTGACAAGTGGCTTGGTTTTGCTGGATTGGATCCGGAGCTTAAAACCGAACTTGATTCATTAAAGGAAAACGAGAAGCATTTAGAGGAAGTATTTTATAAAAATCTTGAGTTTGGGACTGGCGGTATGCGCGGGGAAATTGGGGCCGGGACCAATCGTATGAACATATACACTGTGCGCAAAGCGTCGGCTGGACTGGCGGCATACATAGAAGAACATGGGGCTGAGGCGAAGCAGCGCGGTGTCGCGATCGCTTATGATTCCCGCCATAAATCACCGGAATTCGCGATGGAAGCTGCAAAGACTTTAGCTACGCGCGGTATCCAGACATATGTATTTGAAGAGTTGAGACCGACTCCGGAGCTGTCTTTTGCTGTCCGATACTTGCATGCATACGCAGGAATTGTGATTACAGCTAGCCATAATCCGCCTGAATACAATGGATATAAGGTCTATGGTCCGGACGGTGGGCAGCTGCCGCCTGACAGTGCTGACGAAGTCATTGGCAAAGTGAATGAAATTGAAAATGAATTGTCAATCGAGGTACTGGATGAGCAGGAGCTGAAGGAAAAGGGCTTGATCAAGATGATTGGGCCAGAAGTGGACAGGGCTTATCTAGAAAAGCTGATGACCATTTCCGAAAATCCTACATTATCGGATGAAACCAATATAAAAGTGGTTTTCACCCCATTGCATGGAACCGCCAATATGCCGGTGCGAAATATACTGACGAATCTTAAGTACCAGAATGTAGTAGTGGTAAAGGAGCAGGAGCTTCCAGATCCTGAATTTTCGACAGTGAAAAGTCCGAATCCTGAAGAGCATGCAGCATTTGAACTGGCAATCCGTGAAGGGAAGAAAATCGATGCTGATGTGCTGATCGCAACCGATCCTGATGCTGACCGCCTTGGAATTGCTGTCAAAGATGCTGACGGCGAGTATACTGTGCTCACAGGGAATCAGACAGGAGCCTTGCTGCTGCACTATATTCTTACACAGAAAAAGGAAAAAGGTACTCTCCAGGCCAATGGAATCGTGTTAAAAACAATCGTGACGTCCGAACTTGGACGTGAAATTGCTTCATCTTTCGGACTTGAAACCCTCGATGTCCTTACTGGCTTCAAGTTCATTGCTGAAAAAATCAAACAATATGAAGAGACGGGAGAATATAAGTTCCTGTTCGGATATGAAGAAAGCTACGGATATCTGATCGGTGACTTTGCCCGTGATAAAGACGCCGTCCAGGCTGCAATGCTGGCGGTTGAAGTGTGTGCGTATTATAAAAAGAAGGGTATGTCTTTGTACGATGCGCTGTTAAGTGTTTTCGAAGAGTATGGTTTTTATCAGGAAGGGCTTCGTTCCCTTACGCTAAAAGGCAAAGAAGGAGCCGAGCTGATCCAGAAAACACTTGGGGTCTTCCGCCAGGAACCGCTTAAGAATCTGGGTGAATTGAAAGTAACGGCAGTGGAAGATTATTTAACAGGTGTAAGAGTGAATGAAAATAACGAGGAAGAAAAGATCCAGCTTCCTTCTTCAAACGTCATCAAATACTATCTTGAGGATGGCACTTGGATGTGCCTTCGCCCATCTGGAACTGAGCCGAAAATCAAGTTCTATTTTGGTGTGAATGACAAGAGTCTTGCAGAAAGCAAGCAGAAGCTCCAAAAAATCGAACAGGATTTCATGCAGGTTGTAGAAGAGAAAATGGAAGCAGCAAAAACCAGGAAGTAA
- a CDS encoding GAF domain-containing sensor histidine kinase, with the protein MSGNKADSNVGILKEIAEVLNEGTELNRVLAEVLSRLLHITGLETGWIFLIDGQGEYQLAAKSNLPPALSRNDFMPMCEGGCWCVDRYNDGRLNKATNIFECKRLEDAINNKTGDTNGLTHHATVPLRAGDEKFGVMNVGSPHKTHFKKEELALLEAVAFQIGTAIKRIKLAQQEQELALAAERNRLARDLHDSVNQLLFSLSLTARAGIEMAGTTELKETFSYIQDLAQEAQGEMRALIWQLRPRGLENGIICALAGYAEMLDLSLDTTVSGVASLPGKVEEALWRIGQEALANCKKHAGTNQVELSLNTATELVEMRIKDDGCGFNFDPEKELPSLGLKSMQTRASSLGGLVEIKSKHGEGTSVIIRIPI; encoded by the coding sequence ATGTCAGGAAATAAAGCTGATTCTAATGTCGGCATTCTGAAGGAAATTGCAGAAGTACTGAACGAGGGGACAGAGCTTAATCGTGTCCTGGCGGAGGTTCTAAGCAGGCTTTTACATATTACCGGCTTGGAGACGGGCTGGATATTTCTAATTGACGGACAGGGTGAATATCAGCTGGCTGCAAAGTCCAACCTGCCGCCTGCATTATCCCGGAATGATTTCATGCCAATGTGCGAGGGCGGCTGCTGGTGTGTGGACCGCTATAATGATGGAAGACTGAATAAAGCAACGAATATATTTGAATGTAAAAGGCTTGAAGATGCGATCAATAATAAAACAGGCGATACGAATGGATTGACGCATCATGCGACGGTTCCATTGCGGGCGGGAGATGAGAAGTTCGGGGTTATGAACGTCGGCTCGCCTCATAAAACACATTTTAAAAAAGAAGAGCTTGCCTTGCTTGAAGCGGTCGCATTCCAAATCGGTACTGCCATAAAACGAATAAAACTTGCTCAGCAGGAGCAGGAGCTTGCGCTGGCAGCTGAGCGTAACCGGCTGGCAAGGGATCTGCATGATTCGGTGAACCAGCTTCTTTTTTCTTTAAGCCTGACGGCAAGGGCTGGCATTGAAATGGCGGGTACCACCGAACTGAAAGAGACTTTTTCATACATACAGGACCTGGCTCAGGAAGCACAGGGGGAAATGCGGGCGCTGATCTGGCAACTGCGTCCCCGCGGCCTAGAGAACGGAATCATATGCGCGCTAGCCGGTTATGCAGAGATGCTGGATTTAAGTTTGGACACAACAGTATCGGGAGTTGCAAGTCTGCCAGGAAAAGTGGAAGAAGCACTCTGGAGAATTGGTCAGGAAGCCTTGGCCAACTGCAAAAAACATGCTGGGACTAATCAAGTTGAATTGTCGCTTAACACGGCAACCGAACTGGTGGAAATGAGGATCAAGGATGATGGATGCGGTTTTAATTTCGATCCGGAAAAAGAGCTGCCTTCACTTGGTTTGAAAAGTATGCAAACTCGTGCTTCTTCACTTGGAGGCCTGGTTGAAATCAAAAGTAAACATGGGGAAGGAACCTCTGTTATCATAAGAATTCCTATTTAA
- a CDS encoding response regulator transcription factor, producing the protein MAIKVLIADDHHVVRRGLAFFLRTQEQLEIIGEAGNGKEAVELAEKLNPDIILMDLIMPELNGIEATKIIKAKNPDIKIMMLTSYSDQEHVIPAIEAGASGYQLKDIQPDELVKSIIRMVEGESQLHPKATSLVLKHLSGNNRTIRRPLDELTKRELEVLKEIASGKSNKEIAAALYITEKTVKTHVSNVLAKLELADRTQAALYAVRNRLVDQEPPSA; encoded by the coding sequence ATGGCAATTAAAGTGCTGATTGCAGATGACCATCATGTCGTCAGGAGAGGCCTGGCTTTCTTCCTAAGGACACAGGAGCAGCTTGAAATCATTGGGGAGGCAGGTAATGGGAAGGAAGCAGTTGAGCTTGCGGAGAAACTGAATCCTGATATTATCCTAATGGATTTAATCATGCCTGAACTGAACGGTATTGAGGCGACAAAAATCATTAAAGCAAAAAATCCTGATATTAAGATCATGATGCTGACCAGCTATTCCGACCAGGAACATGTCATACCTGCAATCGAGGCTGGAGCATCGGGATATCAGCTAAAAGACATTCAGCCGGATGAACTCGTCAAGTCGATCATCAGGATGGTGGAAGGCGAAAGCCAGCTGCATCCAAAAGCAACTTCACTCGTTTTGAAGCATCTTTCCGGCAATAACCGAACTATTAGAAGACCGCTTGATGAGCTGACCAAACGGGAGCTTGAGGTGCTGAAGGAAATAGCCAGCGGAAAAAGCAACAAAGAAATCGCAGCTGCCTTATATATTACAGAAAAAACTGTAAAGACCCATGTATCCAATGTCCTGGCAAAATTGGAACTGGCAGACCGTACTCAGGCGGCTTTGTATGCAGTCAGGAATCGCCTTGTGGATCAGGAACCTCCTTCGGCCTAG
- a CDS encoding YhdB family protein, which yields MNKTDYDRALYYTHRSQWDNLLILMVRTEDQFLAKKIEHFLHAYNFEKDYTVIEKSLYSLLRYIDHANEAAGDDCLETAVTGSI from the coding sequence ATGAACAAAACGGATTATGACCGCGCACTATATTACACGCATCGGTCCCAATGGGATAACCTGCTCATCCTGATGGTCAGGACCGAGGATCAATTCCTGGCTAAGAAAATTGAGCATTTTCTCCACGCTTATAACTTTGAAAAAGATTATACCGTCATTGAAAAAAGCCTGTATTCACTGCTAAGATACATCGACCACGCAAATGAAGCCGCCGGCGACGACTGCCTGGAAACCGCTGTAACCGGCTCGATTTAA
- a CDS encoding DUF3889 domain-containing protein, with protein MKKFLLSLTVTMLMSIGSLSIDSGAQRPDYEKYGRIATAVIKEDFPGEEVQDYKYMGRKQIDDRQVLDSFQYKVNVNGKPVFMTVQITHDLKNNRLVSLSVTEQQQQ; from the coding sequence ATGAAAAAGTTTCTTTTATCATTAACAGTAACCATGCTTATGTCCATCGGCTCCCTAAGTATAGATAGTGGTGCGCAAAGGCCTGATTATGAAAAATATGGCCGGATCGCTACCGCCGTGATCAAAGAAGATTTTCCCGGTGAGGAGGTCCAGGATTATAAGTATATGGGCCGAAAGCAAATTGATGATCGGCAGGTGCTGGACTCCTTCCAGTACAAAGTAAATGTAAACGGGAAACCAGTTTTTATGACCGTACAAATCACACATGATTTGAAAAACAACCGATTAGTAAGCCTTAGCGTAACTGAACAGCAACAGCAGTAA
- a CDS encoding SpoVR family protein has product MVSEEQKSLEYAISEITEIAKGFGLDFYPMRYEICPAEIIYTFGAYGMPTRFSHWSFGKQFHKMKLHYDLGLSKIYELVINSNPCYAFLLDSNSLIQNKLIVAHVLAHCDFFKNNVRFQNTKRDMVESMAATAERIRKYEIEHGKQAVESFLDAVLAIEEHIDPSLMRPKLAWSIEDDDGDDEPVTAASPYDDLWDLDTKNAQPKEANKKKKFPPRPEKDLLLFIESYSRELADWQRDILTMMREEMLYFWPQLETKIMNEGWASYWHQRILREMDLTSGESIEFAKLNAGVVQPSKTGINPYYLGIKMFEDIEERYDNPTEEMKRRGVKPGSGREKMFEVREIESDISFLRNYLTKDLVMREDMYLFQKQGREYKVVDKAWEQVRDQLVGMRVNGGFPYLTVTDGDYLKNGELYITHGFEGIELDIKYLEKVLPYIHQLWGRKCHIETIVEGRAMLYTYDGKGVHRKYL; this is encoded by the coding sequence ATGGTGTCGGAAGAACAGAAGTCTCTAGAATATGCCATTTCTGAAATTACTGAGATTGCAAAGGGATTTGGGCTGGATTTTTATCCGATGCGATATGAAATTTGTCCTGCCGAAATCATCTATACATTTGGGGCATACGGGATGCCAACGAGATTTTCACATTGGAGCTTCGGAAAACAGTTCCATAAAATGAAGCTTCATTATGATTTGGGGCTATCGAAGATTTATGAATTGGTAATCAATTCGAATCCCTGTTATGCTTTCCTGCTTGATTCGAATTCGCTGATCCAGAACAAATTAATTGTTGCCCATGTACTCGCTCATTGCGATTTTTTCAAAAATAATGTACGTTTCCAGAATACGAAAAGGGATATGGTTGAGAGCATGGCAGCGACCGCGGAACGGATCCGCAAATATGAAATCGAGCATGGGAAACAAGCAGTTGAGTCATTTCTGGATGCTGTATTGGCGATTGAAGAGCATATCGATCCTTCATTAATGAGGCCAAAGCTCGCATGGTCAATCGAAGACGATGACGGTGATGATGAACCAGTAACTGCAGCCAGTCCATATGATGATCTTTGGGATCTTGATACAAAAAATGCACAGCCCAAAGAAGCTAACAAGAAAAAGAAATTCCCGCCAAGGCCGGAGAAAGATCTTCTTTTATTCATCGAAAGCTACAGCCGGGAGTTGGCTGACTGGCAAAGGGATATCCTGACGATGATGCGTGAGGAAATGCTCTATTTTTGGCCGCAGCTGGAGACGAAAATCATGAACGAGGGATGGGCATCTTACTGGCACCAACGGATTCTCCGAGAGATGGACCTGACCAGCGGGGAGTCAATCGAGTTCGCCAAATTGAATGCTGGTGTTGTTCAGCCATCGAAGACAGGAATCAACCCATATTATCTTGGTATTAAAATGTTTGAAGATATAGAAGAGCGGTATGATAATCCAACTGAGGAAATGAAACGACGAGGTGTCAAACCAGGATCAGGAAGGGAAAAAATGTTCGAAGTCCGTGAGATTGAATCGGATATATCATTTTTACGCAATTACCTGACCAAGGATCTTGTCATGCGAGAGGATATGTATCTTTTCCAAAAGCAGGGCAGGGAATACAAAGTCGTAGACAAAGCCTGGGAACAAGTCCGTGACCAGCTTGTAGGGATGAGAGTGAATGGCGGGTTCCCTTATCTGACTGTGACAGATGGTGATTACCTTAAAAACGGTGAGCTATATATAACGCATGGCTTCGAAGGAATAGAATTGGACATTAAATACCTTGAAAAAGTTCTCCCGTATATCCATCAGCTATGGGGCCGAAAGTGTCATATTGAAACGATTGTCGAAGGCAGGGCCATGCTTTACACGTATGATGGAAAAGGGGTCCACCGCAAATATTTATAA
- a CDS encoding cation diffusion facilitator family transporter, with the protein MGHNHSHGHSHGHSHSNNKKALFWSFLLISAFMIVEVIGGILTNSLALLSDAGHMLSDAAALGLSLFAMKLGEKKATHSKTYGFKRFEIIAAALNGLTLIIISVYIFVEAYHRLANPPEVQSLGMLTISVIGLLVNIVAAWILMRGDKDENLNIRSAFLHVIGDMLGSVGAIVAALLIYFFGWGLADPIASVAVAILIIISGFRVTKDSFHVLMEGTPEQFKVHEVKEEIMKIPEVKDVHDVHVWSITSGIFMLSGHIAVKGEGAHDRVLRAAQTLLHDRFGIDHSTLQVEAEEHGCPCAHGPCN; encoded by the coding sequence ATGGGTCATAATCATTCGCATGGTCACAGTCATGGCCATAGTCATTCAAACAATAAAAAGGCATTGTTCTGGTCTTTCCTTTTAATCTCAGCGTTCATGATTGTGGAAGTAATCGGAGGCATCCTTACAAACAGTCTGGCACTTCTTTCCGATGCCGGCCATATGCTTTCTGATGCGGCAGCACTTGGGTTGAGTTTATTTGCGATGAAGCTTGGTGAAAAAAAAGCTACACACTCCAAGACATACGGATTCAAACGTTTTGAAATTATCGCAGCTGCCCTCAACGGTCTGACTTTGATCATCATCTCGGTTTATATCTTTGTCGAAGCATACCATCGCCTGGCCAATCCTCCTGAAGTGCAGAGTCTTGGAATGCTGACCATTTCTGTTATTGGTTTGCTGGTCAATATTGTTGCGGCATGGATTTTAATGCGTGGTGACAAAGATGAAAACTTGAACATCAGGAGTGCTTTTCTTCATGTAATAGGTGACATGCTAGGCTCAGTTGGCGCAATCGTTGCAGCATTGCTCATCTACTTTTTTGGCTGGGGACTTGCGGATCCAATCGCAAGTGTCGCAGTTGCAATCCTGATCATCATCAGCGGCTTCAGGGTTACGAAGGATAGCTTTCATGTACTGATGGAAGGCACCCCAGAACAGTTTAAAGTGCATGAAGTGAAAGAAGAAATCATGAAAATTCCAGAAGTAAAGGATGTGCACGATGTCCATGTTTGGTCGATCACATCAGGGATTTTCATGCTTAGCGGCCATATTGCGGTCAAAGGGGAAGGAGCACATGACCGTGTCCTCAGGGCAGCGCAGACTCTGCTTCATGACCGTTTTGGCATCGACCATAGCACACTTCAGGTCGAAGCGGAGGAACACGGATGCCCGTGTGCGCATGGGCCTTGTAATTAG
- a CDS encoding metalloregulator ArsR/SmtB family transcription factor has product MQVEGKKKETAELDEETLFMVSQTFKALSDPTRLRILHLLFQGEHSVNEIAEKLSLLQSTVSHQLRFLKNLRLVKFRREGTTLYYTHDDEHVIDLLQQSIEHASHH; this is encoded by the coding sequence ATGCAAGTGGAAGGAAAGAAAAAGGAAACTGCTGAACTGGATGAGGAAACTCTATTCATGGTGTCGCAAACATTCAAGGCCTTATCCGATCCGACTCGTCTGAGGATTCTTCACCTGCTGTTCCAGGGAGAACATTCAGTCAATGAAATTGCCGAAAAACTGTCATTACTGCAATCAACTGTCTCACATCAATTGCGTTTTTTAAAAAACCTCCGGCTCGTCAAATTCAGGAGAGAGGGTACAACCCTTTATTACACCCATGACGACGAACATGTCATTGACCTGCTGCAGCAAAGCATAGAACATGCCAGCCATCATTAA
- a CDS encoding DUF421 domain-containing protein, whose amino-acid sequence MMYFMIAVKLVIGLAALIIVTRLLGKKEMSQVTPFDFVYAVVLGGLVEENLFKKSFSTIWEMLFGIGVWGLLIFVVEKTTQKSDNLRPILKGQAEPLVKNGEIQIENLNNAELEMEQLKSLLRLKGVFSMNDVKDVILETSGNISVLLKPQAQPPTYAGLDVHAPRTEIAETVVDEGKPVLKGLRNIGKDEKWLNQKLTEEGIQKLDEVYFAEWSESDGFFIQQKS is encoded by the coding sequence ATGATGTATTTTATGATTGCGGTAAAATTGGTCATCGGGCTTGCTGCCCTGATTATTGTAACCAGACTGCTTGGCAAAAAGGAGATGTCTCAGGTCACCCCTTTCGATTTTGTCTATGCAGTCGTTTTAGGCGGGTTGGTCGAGGAAAACCTGTTTAAAAAGTCATTTTCTACGATCTGGGAAATGCTTTTCGGAATTGGTGTCTGGGGATTGTTAATTTTCGTTGTTGAAAAAACAACCCAGAAATCTGATAACCTTCGGCCAATCCTGAAAGGACAGGCAGAACCTCTTGTCAAGAATGGGGAAATCCAGATTGAAAACCTGAATAATGCTGAGCTTGAAATGGAGCAATTAAAATCTCTGTTACGGCTTAAAGGCGTTTTTTCAATGAATGATGTGAAGGATGTCATACTCGAAACAAGTGGAAACATCAGCGTCCTGTTAAAGCCACAAGCACAACCCCCGACATACGCAGGGCTAGATGTACACGCTCCGAGAACGGAAATCGCTGAAACTGTCGTTGATGAAGGAAAGCCGGTATTGAAAGGTCTTAGAAATATTGGGAAGGATGAGAAATGGCTCAATCAAAAACTGACTGAGGAAGGAATACAAAAGCTGGATGAGGTCTATTTCGCTGAATGGTCCGAATCTGATGGATTCTTTATCCAGCAGAAGAGCTAG
- a CDS encoding DUF202 domain-containing protein, translating to MEENKTLESKYIQQHLANERTYLAWVRTSIAIIGIGFLASSLHFNNIKSVSQLADTIAVFVSIFSLLIGLTILFLATIHYFSVQKNINSQTFESANSLIKVSTGIIFFIFLLLGLYLISILF from the coding sequence ATGGAAGAGAATAAAACGCTTGAATCTAAATATATCCAGCAGCATCTTGCGAACGAACGAACTTATCTTGCATGGGTCAGGACATCCATCGCCATTATTGGGATTGGATTTTTGGCATCAAGTCTGCATTTCAACAATATCAAGTCAGTGAGTCAGCTTGCCGACACGATCGCTGTTTTTGTCAGCATTTTTTCCCTGCTGATCGGCTTGACCATCCTGTTCCTTGCGACCATTCATTACTTTTCTGTACAGAAAAATATTAACAGCCAAACCTTCGAGTCGGCAAATAGTCTGATAAAAGTTTCAACAGGGATTATCTTTTTTATTTTCCTATTGCTCGGGTTATATTTAATTTCCATTTTATTTTGA
- a CDS encoding DUF3939 domain-containing protein, producing the protein MKTGRKRGILFIFTTVMKALSAIVWPITGFLFDLLANLYPLFTIIGTIAGAAHVTFAIRKKQGEKEEKKSWPIIESSVGEIRQAVRIYSDQLPKGVYRTILVKDDHSIDLEQLAPILKGIPAQKFYMSKETYDIFAENEKDLAITLDKVQRAVDHYVKEFKEYPVLPFDPSNRVNYYQLLKAHCLDAEPEIELYITNYDGLVTHKQPEKNSTMMKT; encoded by the coding sequence ATGAAAACTGGGAGAAAAAGAGGGATCCTGTTCATTTTTACAACGGTCATGAAAGCTTTATCCGCAATCGTCTGGCCCATCACTGGCTTTCTGTTTGACCTATTGGCCAATTTGTATCCTTTGTTCACGATCATAGGCACAATAGCAGGAGCGGCACACGTTACATTTGCAATCAGGAAAAAGCAAGGCGAAAAAGAAGAAAAAAAGTCCTGGCCAATCATAGAGTCCAGTGTGGGAGAGATTAGGCAGGCAGTCAGAATATATTCCGATCAACTCCCGAAAGGTGTTTACCGAACGATCCTTGTTAAGGACGATCATAGCATTGATTTAGAACAACTCGCCCCTATCTTGAAAGGTATCCCCGCCCAGAAATTTTACATGTCAAAGGAAACCTACGATATTTTTGCCGAGAATGAGAAGGACCTTGCGATCACACTCGATAAAGTCCAAAGAGCCGTAGATCATTATGTGAAAGAATTTAAAGAGTATCCCGTTTTGCCATTTGATCCATCGAACAGGGTAAACTATTATCAGTTGTTGAAAGCTCATTGTCTTGATGCAGAGCCGGAAATCGAGTTGTATATCACGAATTACGATGGTCTTGTCACTCATAAACAACCAGAGAAAAACAGCACAATGATGAAAACGTGA